The window CAGTTCTGAAGGTCAATCAACTCCCTTCTGAAACAAGAAGGAAAGTCTATTTTTTCACATTGTCATATTGTATTCCCACCCACCCCAAACAGGTACAGGCACACTGACTTAAGTATGCTATATCAGTCCAGCTATTCTAAAAGTCAGCATTCTGTTTCCTAATGACCATTATCCGGGAATGCTTTGTTGTTTAGTCCtgtttgactctctgtgaccACAGGGATCAAAGCTTGTCAGGCCCTTCTGTCATTTACTGTCTCTTAAAGTCTGTCCAAATGCACATTTGTTGTTTTCATGACACTCCATCCAATGCTCTGCagtcccctttttcttttgccttcaagcTTTCCCAACACCAGGGGCTTTTTCAATGAATTCCATCTTCTTGTTTGAGGAGCACAGTAGTCCTTacaatattaagtttaaaaatgtgtgtatatatatacatatatatatatacacacacacacacacaagtgcatgtgtgtgtgtttattagtTGGCATTTATTCACAAATTTGTTCTGAGTTCTAGTTTGTCATCCAGCAAAAGTATTTCTCTTTGTTacttaaaaaaatgatttgtatgGAAATGAAAGTACCTGAAATCTGTGGCTTCCTCCTCTTGGGCATTTTGACCCTCCTTCTAGAAATCTGCAAACAAAAACTTTCATCACTAGTTATCACCATCAACAGAACTTTAATTAAAGGCTGAAAGCCTGAGGCCCAATACTCAAGACTTCAGTTCCATAATAGCATTTCTAGTAGAGAactgggacagttaggtggcacagtagatagtgaATAAAAtcatcttcttgaatttaaatctagcctcagccatttactagctacatgatcctgggcaaatcatttaaccctatttgccttagttcctcatctgcaaaataaattggaaaaagaaatggcatacCTTACCAAGAAACCTCCAAATGAGGTTAGGAAGAGTCAGAGGCCACTGTACAAATAGGAAAGATATCTACTCCTCAGTTCTAGGAACTGGATTTGAGTTGTGAAAGTGGTATGTCCTTCTAAgccatatgtatttttttctccttagagcTCTCGTTTACACAGGATCTAGGAAATGTTCTGCAGTAACAGAGCTGGGACCCCTCTTTATGGGAAGTCCTAACAAAATGCCAAGTACACCTTGGCATCATCTACTACCAATATGAGTTGTTTTACACAGACCATTTGCAAGCTTTAGCAAAACTAAATTGATTTATactgtgatttattttttcaggGCTTGAGAATGTACAAGTTGAAATTGCCCCAAAGGAATCTGTCCAAGCTTCTGTTCTAATAGCAATAACCATCCTTTAAATTTGTGCAAATTTTATACTTTCTGTGATACAATACAGCACCCAGCaatctgactccaaatacagtgTTGTCTTTAAAGAACCAATTAAAATTTTGGTCTTCTACATGAGGATATGGACAAAAACTATATGATGGTCTCTTTATCTTTAGATTTAAGTGAATTCACCATCCCAGTTAGAGCTATTCCCACTTTTATTTAATCTCAATGTTTTCCATGAGATTAGTTCCCCTTTAACACACAGAGtgtttttgtacataattgttagTATGCTATTTCTTCCTCAAGAATTAGgttctggtttttctctttctttatggtGGTACACTTAGCATCGTGCCTGGCATTTGGATTGTGCTTATGGATTAGGCTGTGAGCCTACATTTGGCCCCGGTGAGCTTCCCTATCCTATTTGTATTTTCATTACAAGCATGTACTACAGATTTGTTAAATGCTGGTGGAAAGTTATCTAACCCTAATTCCTGAAAATAAGTACCAAGATGGGGCGCTTGATGTAAAGGGGCAGCAGTCGAAGAGAGGGCCGTTATCCCATCCATTGACCCCTAGTGACTACGGCTCTAACTGGAGTCCTGGGTCCCAAAGGTCCCAAATCCAAAGACAGAAAGGCACTTTTATTCCGCTTCCCCCAATTTCAAAGCACCTCAATGGCAGGggatggaaaaaatgaatttggaaaatccaagtttaaatcctgcctcaggcacttcctggctgtgtaacccgGCCAAGGTACAACccgtctgcttcagtttcctcgtcGTGGTTGATCAAATGACATATCCCGTAAAGCAAAGACTTATCAAACCTTAACGCGCTATTAATTTGTCCtaattcagttgtgtccaacttgtCACGAGCCCACTTGGGGcttttttctggcaaagatgcCGGAGTTCTCCTTCCCtcctgcagctcattttacagatgaggaaaaggagacaaACGGGACTAAGTGATTTGGGGCGTTCACTAGCTTTGTAACCCGGGCCCGTCTCTCAATCCCGTGAGCCTCAGTTCCACCTGTTCAATGAGCTGGGGAAGCACGTTAGCAGAAAAGCACGGATGGGGTCACTCAGAATCGGACCCGATTGTAAACAGCTTCCGGAATCGTTAGAGGATGAAAAGGATTTCTGGGTTGGGGGTTGGGGGCTGCTGCTGCCGCCCCTCCCCGGCCCCTGAGAGGTAAAAGGCTCGCTGGGCGGGGCGGGACGGGCCCTCCCCCCATGCCCACCcccacggggggggggggggaataacaGAGAGCGCTTCGCCTTCGCGCCCCCGGCTGCGGACTCCCCCGCAGAAGGAGGCTGAGGGAGGAAGCGAGGGCCGGGCCAGGTGCCTCACTGCCCCGCTCCCAGAACCGTGTAGGTTTGGGTCGGGGTCACAAGAACAATTCTGGGCTCTCAGGCGCCAATCTCAGGCCTCACCTGAGAGGAAACCCGCCTCTGACCTCGCGTGGGCCTCGCTTTCCCGCCCAATCCCAACACCCCCCAGGTCCAAAGCAGGCAAACTGGGCCAGGCGCGCATGCGTGAATGTTCGCCCACGTATTGAATTCTCGCGGAAAGAGGGGCAGAGTGCTTGTCGGGAGTTGTAGTCCGGCCTTCCGTTCTCCCGCGCCGGCGCGTCTGGTGCCCGCTGGCACGGCGAGAGGCGGGGCGTCCACCTGGGGACCGGGCCTAGCCGGAAGTGAACTGACGAGGGAGGGCGGTCCTGGGGTCCCCGCCCCCCTACCTACTCCCGGCTCGACGGAAATATGCATAAGAAGAAGGCGCCCCCGGCACCCCCGGGGCGCGGCGCGGCCGCAGCCAGACAGGTGaagccccccccctccccctccctaagaGAGACTTGGCCCCTCGGTTTTTGCCTTATCTTGCCCGCTCCCTCTGGCCTCCTCCCCTTGTCCTCTGCTCTTCCTGGCCTTCCCATCTGTCCCTCCGGTCCTCAACCCTCAGCGACCCTGCTTCCCGCTGTCCACCTCGGCCCCGCCCCCTAACCCCTCTGGCCCCTGCTCTCCCGGGCCCCTGCCTTCTGACCCCTCCCCTGTGGGAGGCTGGGCCCTCTCTCCCCCTTTACTCACTGCCCAGCCCCGCCGCCCTCTGTGCTCCGGACCCCCGCCCCCTTCCCTGCTCTCCTCGCCTGACCCCAGGCCCTCTGCAGCCCCTGTCTCCTGGGAGCCCGTCCCCATCCCCCACTCCCCCGCCCCCTCCTTGGGCCCCCTCTCTTTTGGGAggctccctcccaccccccccttCCCGTGACATCCCGGTGGTTGTCTTCTGCTGTGAGACCACTCCGCTCCCCGAGGCCCCATCTTTCCCCCTTTCTGGGGTGCTCTGCCTTGGTCCTAAAGATGGAGACACCTGTagctttggggggagggggaggacctGAGATGGAGATGGCAAACCTGGGGCTGGGCTAGGACCCCCAGGGGGCGCTGCCCGCCCCGCTCTGCCCCGGCTCCGCCGCGGGGTCCtggcggggaggggggaggctcACTCGGGGACCAGCCGGGAGGGGGCCACAGGGAGGCTGCTGATGGGAGGCAAACGGCCCGGGGAATTTGTTATGTCTTCCCGGGGTGGGACTCAGACTCGGCCCGGGTCCAGGCCGCCTAAGCGCTGGGGTGCAGGCGCGCGCCCTTTGCCCCAGTCCGCCATGGGATTGACGGCTGTCCGGGGTGGCGGCGTTCTCCCCGCGCACAGAACGAGGTGCCGCCCAAATAAGGCTGTTCCCCTGGAAGTCAGAGGGGCGGGGAGGCCTTTCTGTTCAGAGGGCAGGGGCTGCTTTAATTCATTCTTTCCCCCAGCACTTGTTGTGATGCTTTATACGCGGTTGGTGCTTCTTAGTACCTACGTATTTTTGGTATTTGTGCCCAGGATAATACCCTCATACTCCTCCAAAGAACAATAGTTGGTGGATGGTGTGaagggaaaatagagaaaattgcAGTGGCGAGGAATGACAGAGATTGTGATAATCTCAAACTGACGCGGAGGGACCTATAACTTGAGCCAGCAGCGGCCATGGTCAGGGCTTTGCAGTGTCCCTTCAAGTCTTGGTCTCATTTGGGTCTTTTTCCCTTGCCTTGAAGCTGGGCCTTCTGGTGGACTTCTCCCCTGATGGGATGATGCTTCCTGAAGATGGGGACAATGATGCTGACCTTGAGGCAGAATTCATGGCCTTGGTAGGGGCTGAGCCACCTCGGGAACTCAAAAGCAAAGGTGAGGGGCCCAGCCTCCCACAGGGGAGAGGGTCAGAAGGCAGGGGCCCACTTGCCTCTTGGGAGTCTTCTTATGCACCCAAAGCCTAGAAGATCCTACTTCTGTTCATTCCTGATTGTCCATATTAAAGTTCACCTTCTTCTCTGCTTGCCATTGTCCCTGCAAATCCTGAGCACCATGAAAAGTCAGAATTGGATGTGGAACAGTGTTACTGGGGTAGCTAAGGGGTCCAGAACTACttctgtatttgttttctttttagctcCTTTGCCTATGGAGACCATTGAAAAGATGGCCTCTCTGTGTATGAAGGACCTCGatgaaggagaaggggaagaggaggatgaggaggatgtGGAAGATGATGATGAACTGCTGGTGAGGAAAGAGCTTAGATGATTTCTCCAAGCACAAAAGTTTTTCATATAGATCTCTTCTGCCTGTGTGAGTCAAGCTAGGTCTCTGACCTCtgcaaaaggaaggaaattgtgaAGGATGGGTAAGAGGGAATATGGCACCAACATTATTAGTATGCAACTCTCATAGAGCCAGGAACTGTAGAAGCAAGGGCTATCTCACCTCATCTTACCCAGATTTGTCCCCACCATATGACCTTTTTACTTTGTTATAGATCATATGGTTCTGCCTACATTTGTGGGAAGGCTATCCCAGGCTTCCCACTCCTTTTACTAATAGAACTGAGGTTAGGACTGCTCTGAATGAGTACTGGATATTAACCAAGACTCAGCAGCATTTGGCTCCTTCTATGTGTGTCTCTAGGCGGAGCTCAATGAAGTTCTCGGGGAAAGGGAGGAACCCCAAGATACCCAGAACCTCCCCCTGGCCAAGGTATGTTGCTGTCTCTCTTTGGTTTGTCGTGTGTGAGATAACCAGAGTTCCAGTTCTAAGCAGTTACCTTATCTTCATCatcatagctaatatttatttagagcCTACTAGGTGCGGTGCTatacaataaccctgagaggaagatgctattatctgttttcacagatgaggaaactaaagcaaaccaagattaagtgatttgctcagggtcacacgaCTAGGAATTGTCTAAggctggaagatgagtcttcctgtctcccgACCTAGCACTacatccactgcatcatctagttgTCCTTGCATATAGGGCAGTCCCTCAAAGATCATCCCTAAAGACTCCTAGCTTTAAATACTAAGCTCTTACGGCCTGAAGCCTGTCCCAAAATGAGCTAAAAGCCAAGATGCTGTTCCAAGGACCACGTATGGAATAGATTTTCCACCATGATGGGTAAACAGGTGGAATGTCTCCAGGAGGTACAGTTCTTGAGCTTGGGGCATAAGTTCTCCCTCTCTTAGGGTCAGTGACCCCCATATTCTCTTCCAGTCACCAAGTCTTCCACAACTTAAGGTCAGCCCTAGCAGTGCTGGCATGGAAACCACCCTAGCTGAAAGACTGGCCATGTACCAGACTGCCATCACTAATGCCAAGCAGGTTGGGGACAGCTCCAAAGTCCGGAGATATGAACGAGGTGTCAAGGTGAGAAGGAAGAGTCTATTCTATAGCTCTGTGTCATCCTGAGCTGGCTCTGCCTTAGACTGAGCCAAGACTTCCCCTCTCCTTAGACATTGGAGAATATGCTGACCTCAGTTAAGAAGGGACGCAACATCAATGAAGAGGACATCCCGCCTCCTGTGGCTGTGGGGAAGAGCCTGACAACCACCCCAGAGGTTCCACCCACTCAGAGTACTGCGTCTGCCCAACCCCCTCAACATCAGCTACCAGCTGTTCCTCCCAAAACACTGCCGGTGCCCCCTAGTCATGGCTCTGGGTTGACTGAAAAGCCAGTCCCTGTAGCCTCACCTGTGAGCTCAAGTAAGCCTGGTATGACCTTTGACTGGTCTGGGAGCTGGGAAGGGGGTTAGTCCTTCTAGATAATAGTCCTTAGATCCCAACATATGGGGGAGTGGACTGCAAAGTTCCATTCTCTCTTCTGTACTCTTGCTTCCCCACAATCCTTAGAAGTTCCCAAAACtcctgacaaaaaaaaataaatactatccacctccaaagaaagaattattggaatctgaatgcagattagagaatactttttaattttttcttgtctttttttcctgttttctttcactgtgactaatatggaaatatgttttcaatGACTAAACATGTGTAACCTATACCAAATTGCCTTCttggtgagggagggagagaatttggtactcaaaattttaaaatccagatgttgagaaatttttacatgtaattgggggggaagtatttttaaagaagaagaaaacgtTCCCTAAGCAGCTGGAGTTACCAGTACTTTTGGGCATCATCTTCTGTGCTTAGGTGCTGGCAGTCCTGGGTCCCTGGCCCTGTTGCAGGAGCGGCAGCGAGAGTACAAAAGGGCTGCATTGCGCTCCAAGCAGGAGGGAGACTCAGAAGCAGCTGCTAAGTATTACCGTGTAGCCAAGGTAAGGTATGATAGAGGACCATGGTTCTTGGGCCTGACCTGGCTGAGTGGCTTATGGGGTTGATTTCCTTTAACATAAATCTGGCCAATTTCTTCTCTCCTGACAGATAACTACAGCCGTCTcctcatttcctcctttcttcccttagaGTTTTGATGCTGTCTTGGAAGCAATGGCAAAGGGTGAGGCTGTGGACCTATCCCGGTTACCTCCACCACCTGGTAAGTTGTTTGTTATGGCACCTTGGTCAGGGAGGAAGTGAACTATTAGGGCATAAATCTCTTCAAGGAAGAGCAAAGTTCATGCCAGGGAAAAGGTCTTATAATTGAATATTCCTACCACACTTAGCATAGGACTGGGAACTTAGTGTAGGCTTGGGGGTTGTTTGAATAACTGGTCCACTTCATTTTCAGACCAGATGCCCAAGACCTTGCCATCCCCAGGACTTCAGCCTCCCACTTCCACTTCTGGTACTGGCACTATCTCCCCTTCCATGCAAGGTAAGCACAGTCCCTTCAGGGAAGAACTAACAAGAGCCACCTGAGCTTCTGAGTCACTGGTGGCCATCAAGGACCCTAGAACTCCAAGGCCAGGGGAGCTCagggggtgggaaggaaaggagggccTTAGCAACCTGCTAGTTATGGAGTCTTTCCGCTTCTCTCCAGAGATGCCCCCCCCTCCACGGACCCTGCTAGAGGCCTTGGAACAGCGGATGGAGCGTTACCGGGTGGCTGCAGGGCAGGCCAAGGACAAAGGGGATGATCGCAAGGCTCGGATGCATGATCGCATTGTCAAGGTGAGGGGACGCATGGGACTGGGTCTGGGACGAGAGTAGAACCAGGTTTGCGCTCAGCCGgcctttttattttccctttgccCCCCAAAAGTGAACACTTTGAAAAAATCTtcaaaacaaatatgcataatccaACAAAATGAACTCCCACATTCCAAAAATATCCGTCTCATTCTGAATCTTATGCTCACCACTTCTCTGCTGAGAAGTGAGTGCTCTGTCCTTGGCCTTCTAGAGTTAGGGCTTGTCACTACATCAATCAgagttttaaagttcttttcagtGTTATTATCTTTGTGTCTAGTTCTCCTCACTTCAGTTCCTatcattccaaagagatcttctGAACTGTTTACTCCAAAATggttcattttgtcatttcttgggttgcattaatattgtattacattcatatgtcatcaTTTGTTGAGCCATTCCCTAACAGGTTTCCACACctctttaatttccagttctttgttctCACAAAAAGAAGTGCtgtacatttttgtacatacaaatccttttcctctttgatctctttgggatatagctcCAGTAGTgggattgctgggtcaaagggcacaAACGATTTCATGACTTTGGGGGCGTAGTTCCATCATTCACCGTCATGCTTGTTTCCCCCCAGTCCctgtttattttcctctttatcagCTTTGCTAATCAGCCAACCTTTCCCCTACAGCAATATCAAGATGCCATCCGAGCCCATAAGTCAGGCAGATCTGTGGATGTGGCTGAATTGCCTGTTCCTCCAGGTAGGTGCTTGGCAAAGTTGGGCTTATTGGGGCGGTCCCTGGGTGCAGAGCTCAGGAGAGGCTGCTGACTACTTTAACCAGGAAACAAGGAGGAGCCAGAAAGGCTCTCTCCCTCTGAGAGCTAGGACACTTGTACTCTTGCCTCTGGGGAACTGGGCAGAGTTTTGGTGAGAATTGTTTGTGAGAGGTTGGCTTTAGGTGGATGTATTGGTCCATGAGTCTTTGAGCAGATAGCTTCAGGGTGGTGGTTTGTAGTCTGTGAACTGGCAATCTTTGTGGGAATGCAAGGGGCCCCATGACAACTGGAGTCTCTAATGTATGATGCTGATTGGAGTCTCTTATGTGGGCCAGGTTTCCCCCCAATCCAAGGCCTGGAAGCAGCCACACCCACACAGCAAAGCCTGGTAGGGGTTCTTGAGACTGCCATGCGGTTGGCCAAccaggatgaggaagaagaggaggcaaAAAAggtatttgagagagagagagatgggagtggggaaggagggtGAGTTTGGAACAGGGTATtttactcccccaccccccatccaGATTGGAGGGAACAAGATGTAGAACAATGCTAGGAGATGTGACATCTGCCACCTGTAttatcttggataagtcattgaATTTCTGAGCCTTAATCTTTATCTGTAAGACAAGACTCATGATATTTGTGctacctacttcacaaggttagctgtgagaaaagtgttttgtaaaccttaaaagagTACAAAAGTGGAAGCTATCATTATCTGACATTGCCTATGACTGTGGGAGTTAGCGTTTGGACCTTTGGGTGGGGGCACCTTAAACTTGCGTGGGTTGGGCAGTGCCACTActtgttttctttgttgttctCTCCATGCTAGCCTGGCACccactcccttccttctccacaaccCAAACCCCAGACCTCCCGGCCTTCTGTTCCAGCACCTGCCCCATCTGGGAAAGTGGCTGCAAAAGGCTCCACCAAAGGTAGGTTCCCTGTGCCCCAGAGGCAGGTCCTGTGGGTGATGTGTTTGCTGGCAGTGCCTGGAACcagcttctccctccctctttcccctgcCCCACAGCCCAGCAGCAGCTGGCTttcttggaaggaaggaaaaagcaacTGTTGCAAGCAGCCCTGCGAGCCAAGCAAAAGAATGACCTGGAAGGCGCAAAACTCTTTCTTCGCCAAGCCAAGGGATTGGAGCCCATGCTGGAGGCTTCAATCAACGGGTTACCTGTGGACATCACCAAGGTGAGGGGGTTGTTGTGGCTCCTAGGACTCCCTTGCCGTGTCTCTGCCTCGTGCCACCCCTGTGCCTTACCAGAATCACTTCCCTTTTTAGGTGCCCCCAGCACCTGTCAATAAAGAGGATTTCACACTGGCCCAGCGGCCAGGCACAGCCATCTCTCGGGAGCAGGCTGGGCATTACGCAGAGCTCACCAAGTTGATAAGGCAGCAGCATGAGGTATGGGCTAGGGATTGGGGGAAGCCACTGGAGCAGTGATAGTCCTGGACCCCAAGGCAGTGGCTCCCCTAATCTTCTTCTTGTCTCTTCACACCCCCCCCCAAGATGTGCCTGAAGTACTCCAACCAGTTCACCCATCTGGGAAATGTTATGGAAACCAGCAAGTgagtttcttttcccttcctgtcTTCTCCTCTCCACTGGAATGGAGCATCTAGAATTGGAAAGACCCTTTGACTTCATCTGATCCTATGTTCTTTAACATGGGTGTCTGGTGAAGCCTAGGGATCCCTTATCACAATCAGGTGTCTTAAGTGTACCAAATAGAGGTTTACAAAGGAGGACCCCAATACTGAAAGTTATCAAAATAACTATCTTTAAAGTTCATGATCCTTAGTTAAGAAGCCCTTTGtgctacagatgaggaagctgaggcttggagaagttaaataatttgctctttTCTTTAGGAAATGTTCCCATATGGGAATCAAAATATGCTCCCCTGTATTTTCCACACTAATTCTGCTTCTTCCTTTCTGGCATAGGGTTAGGGAGATGAAAAGAGGGAATGAGAGGTATAAAACTTTGAAGCTTAGCAGAAGGCATGGACCTCAGGGGAAGGAGCATTGGATTTTTTTGTCAGATAATCTGGGCTTTAAGTAGTAACAAGGTCTTTTCCTTCCCATTGCACTAAATTCCATTCTTTCTGCTAAACTTagagtttttccccctttttctataCCAGAAAGGCAAAACCTGTGTCAGTGTGTGGAAAGTAGAGAGGGGAAGATTTTGGCTCAGGGTTTGACATGATTTACTAATGATGAAAGCTATTCATCAGACTGGTAGTGGCAGTGAGTTCCCCGTCATTGAATCAGGCAGAATTTGGGTGACTTGATATTGTAGAGGAGAATTTCTTTCTGGGGGTGGGTTTCAGGTGTTTCTGAGCCTGGGATTGAATGACTCTTGTGACTTGCTTGTGGCTTCCGCTCCCTAATGCTCCTCCATTACTCATTGTGTACTCAGGACTTCCTAGCCACCACTGGTGGAGATGTGATGCAGCCCCTGCCCTCTTGGAGCTTATCTGTTTACAAATCCCATTCTGCCATGAATCTAGTCAAGAAGCACTCATAATGTTTGCAGGTAGCATTTATGtagaaagcattttacatacatttgttcatttggtcctcacagcaGCTGTGAAGTcaacatccccattttacaaaggagacagacagaggctaactgacttgcccaggtttaccTAGCTTGTAAAGGTccgaggcaggatctgaactccatttttccaggtccagtgctctctccaccaGGCCAGCTGTTACTTGTACCAAATGTGTGTCTTCCTTCCCAATTCTGAACTCCTCCATCAATATGCATATTAGGTTAtggcagagaagaaaagactttctTTGCTGGAATAGGGTCTGGGAAGGTGACCTGCCTTGTACCCAgtgccttttctctcctttttcctccccaagGTTTGAGAAAATGGCTGAGGACTGCAAGAAGAGCATGGAGATCCTGAAGCAAGCCCACAGCCGAGGCTTCCCACTTCCCAAGTTCCATTATGAGCAGAGGACCTTCAGTGTGGTCAAGTAAGACCCTTAAggattctctcctccccttctacTCCAAACCAGGCCTGAGACTAGCGAACCATGGGCAGCCAcagttgggggagggagggaggttgcTTATCTCCTCTGAGGCTAGTGTTTGTGCTCCCTCACCCCATTCTGCTCTATCCCTGCTAGGATCTTCCCAGAGCTCAGCAGTAGTGACATGGTTCTGTTCATAGTGAAGGGCATCAATCTTCCCACACCGCCAGGTAACAGGGCCCTAAGAATGGGAGGAAGAGGGAGCTGGGTACCTCCTTAGGGctgttttctcccttctcctatcTTCCTGCTTTTTCCTCCACCTGGCTGAAGGAGCCTTGACCCCCAGCCTTCATTACAGGAGTATCCCCCAATGACCTGGATGCCTTCGTGCGATTTGACTTCCCCTATCCCAATGCAGTGAGTGAGGActttggaggggggaggggaagtggaAAACTGAGTCCCGAGGGCTTTGGGGGGGTTTGCTTAAGGTGATTGAAGGACTGGGCTTGAACAGATATACCAGTAAGGAAAGATACTTCTCCTCAGAGAGGGCTGAGGTCTTAGGGACAGGGTCCTTAGACTTCCTGGGGCTGAAAGCGGGATGTATTCTGACTACCCCTAAACTTGGCTCTCAATGTAGGAAGAAGCTCAGAAAGACAAAACCAACGTGATAAAGAATACAGACTCCCCGGGTAAGTAGAAGATGGAGGGTAGGGTCATCGATATTTTGGAGGTCCAGGGCCTGATCTGGCATctgtctttcctcttcctctttcctggGCAGAGTTCAAGGAACAGTTCAAGCTTTTCATCCAGCGGGGACACCGGGGCTTCAAGCGGGCCATCCAGAGCAAAGGAATTAAGTTTGAAGTGGTACACAAGGGGTAAGTGAGGAGCCAGGACCAAGTGGGACAAGCTCGTTGTGTCCCACAGG of the Sarcophilus harrisii chromosome 1, mSarHar1.11, whole genome shotgun sequence genome contains:
- the CC2D1A gene encoding coiled-coil and C2 domain-containing protein 1A isoform X1, encoding MHKKKAPPAPPGRGAAAARQLGLLVDFSPDGMMLPEDGDNDADLEAEFMALVGAEPPRELKSKAPLPMETIEKMASLCMKDLDEGEGEEEDEEDVEDDDELLAELNEVLGEREEPQDTQNLPLAKSPSLPQLKVSPSSAGMETTLAERLAMYQTAITNAKQVGDSSKVRRYERGVKTLENMLTSVKKGRNINEEDIPPPVAVGKSLTTTPEVPPTQSTASAQPPQHQLPAVPPKTLPVPPSHGSGLTEKPVPVASPVSSSKPGAGSPGSLALLQERQREYKRAALRSKQEGDSEAAAKYYRVAKSFDAVLEAMAKGEAVDLSRLPPPPDQMPKTLPSPGLQPPTSTSGTGTISPSMQEMPPPPRTLLEALEQRMERYRVAAGQAKDKGDDRKARMHDRIVKQYQDAIRAHKSGRSVDVAELPVPPGFPPIQGLEAATPTQQSLVGVLETAMRLANQDEEEEEAKKPGTHSLPSPQPKPQTSRPSVPAPAPSGKVAAKGSTKAQQQLAFLEGRKKQLLQAALRAKQKNDLEGAKLFLRQAKGLEPMLEASINGLPVDITKVPPAPVNKEDFTLAQRPGTAISREQAGHYAELTKLIRQQHEMCLKYSNQFTHLGNVMETSKFEKMAEDCKKSMEILKQAHSRGFPLPKFHYEQRTFSVVKIFPELSSSDMVLFIVKGINLPTPPGVSPNDLDAFVRFDFPYPNAEEAQKDKTNVIKNTDSPEFKEQFKLFIQRGHRGFKRAIQSKGIKFEVVHKGGLFKPDRTLGTAQLKLEALESACEIREILEILDGRRPTGGRLEVMVRLREPLTSQQLDTVTEKWLVIDPLSPATVPKAKAPPIPAPGRDQGGSRPTRNLQSFSVMAFDRERLERKIMAYKQARRAVPGELAQQYQDLVQHSQWQRAQLEQGGPAIRREYHAQLERYLQCYTEAARRLGSDGNRDAAKEALYKRNLVERELQQLRR
- the CC2D1A gene encoding coiled-coil and C2 domain-containing protein 1A isoform X2, with translation MHKKKAPPAPPGRGAAAARQLGLLVDFSPDGMMLPEDGDNDADLEAEFMALVGAEPPRELKSKAPLPMETIEKMASLCMKDLDEGEGEEEDEEDVEDDDELLAELNEVLGEREEPQDTQNLPLAKSPSLPQLKVSPSSAGMETTLAERLAMYQTAITNAKQVGDSSKVRRYERGVKTLENMLTSVKKGRNINEEDIPPPVAVGKSLTTTPEVPPTQSTASAQPPQHQLPAVPPKTLPVPPSHGSGLTEKPVPVASPVSSSKPGAGSPGSLALLQERQREYKRAALRSKQEGDSEAAAKYYRVAKSFDAVLEAMAKGEAVDLSRLPPPPDQMPKTLPSPGLQPPTSTSGTGTISPSMQEMPPPPRTLLEALEQRMERYRVAAGQAKDKGDDRKARMHDRIVKQYQDAIRAHKSGRSVDVAELPVPPGFPPIQGLEAATPTQQSLVGVLETAMRLANQDEEEEEAKKPGTHSLPSPQPKPQTSRPSVPAPAPSGKVAAKGSTKAQQQLAFLEGRKKQLLQAALRAKQKNDLEGAKLFLRQAKGLEPMLEASINGLPVDITKVPPAPVNKEDFTLAQRPGTAISREQAGHYAELTKLIRQQHEMCLKYSNQFTHLGNVMETSKFEKMAEDCKKSMEILKQAHSRGFPLPKFHYEQRTFSVVKIFPELSSSDMVLFIVKGINLPTPPGVSPNDLDAFVRFDFPYPNAEEAQKDKTNVIKNTDSPEFKEQFKLFIQRGHRGFKRAIQSKGIKFEVVHKGGLFKPDRTLGTAQLKLEALESACEIREILEILDGRRPTGGRLEVMVRLREPLTSQQLDTVTEKWLVIDPLSPATVPKAKAPPIPAPGRDQGGRPTRNLQSFSVMAFDRERLERKIMAYKQARRAVPGELAQQYQDLVQHSQWQRAQLEQGGPAIRREYHAQLERYLQCYTEAARRLGSDGNRDAAKEALYKRNLVERELQQLRR
- the CC2D1A gene encoding coiled-coil and C2 domain-containing protein 1A isoform X3, which encodes MHKKKAPPAPPGRGAAAARQLGLLVDFSPDGMMLPEDGDNDADLEAEFMALVGAEPPRELKSKAPLPMETIEKMASLCMKDLDEGEGEEEDEEDVEDDDELLAELNEVLGEREEPQDTQNLPLAKSPSLPQLKVSPSSAGMETTLAERLAMYQTAITNAKQVGDSSKVRRYERGVKTLENMLTSVKKGRNINEEDIPPPVAVGKSLTTTPEVPPTQSTASAQPPQHQLPAVPPKTLPVPPSHGSGLTEKPVPVASPVSSSAGSPGSLALLQERQREYKRAALRSKQEGDSEAAAKYYRVAKSFDAVLEAMAKGEAVDLSRLPPPPDQMPKTLPSPGLQPPTSTSGTGTISPSMQEMPPPPRTLLEALEQRMERYRVAAGQAKDKGDDRKARMHDRIVKQYQDAIRAHKSGRSVDVAELPVPPGFPPIQGLEAATPTQQSLVGVLETAMRLANQDEEEEEAKKPGTHSLPSPQPKPQTSRPSVPAPAPSGKVAAKGSTKAQQQLAFLEGRKKQLLQAALRAKQKNDLEGAKLFLRQAKGLEPMLEASINGLPVDITKVPPAPVNKEDFTLAQRPGTAISREQAGHYAELTKLIRQQHEMCLKYSNQFTHLGNVMETSKFEKMAEDCKKSMEILKQAHSRGFPLPKFHYEQRTFSVVKIFPELSSSDMVLFIVKGINLPTPPGVSPNDLDAFVRFDFPYPNAEEAQKDKTNVIKNTDSPEFKEQFKLFIQRGHRGFKRAIQSKGIKFEVVHKGGLFKPDRTLGTAQLKLEALESACEIREILEILDGRRPTGGRLEVMVRLREPLTSQQLDTVTEKWLVIDPLSPATVPKAKAPPIPAPGRDQGGSRPTRNLQSFSVMAFDRERLERKIMAYKQARRAVPGELAQQYQDLVQHSQWQRAQLEQGGPAIRREYHAQLERYLQCYTEAARRLGSDGNRDAAKEALYKRNLVERELQQLRR